One genomic region from Pyrobaculum islandicum DSM 4184 encodes:
- a CDS encoding ABC transporter ATP-binding protein: MHSGHLLVASDIVKKFGGLTALDGATIAVPLNSFVILAGPNGSGKTTLLNVISGIYQPDRGKVIFEGRDITYTKPYIRAQLGIARTFQTPRVAYKMSVLDNVIFGYVSKDAPLDFRWKARERELVKRAFEVLKLVKLDHMWDRPASQLSGGQLKLLEIARALMANSKLILMDEPGAGLNPTLAHELFQFMRDLSRRGFSLLVVEHRLDIAADYGDYMYVLYNGRVLAEGEPAEVLSNPQVIQAFML; encoded by the coding sequence ATGCACTCTGGGCACTTGTTGGTAGCTAGTGATATAGTAAAAAAATTCGGCGGGCTTACGGCGCTTGACGGTGCAACCATCGCAGTACCCCTCAACTCTTTTGTTATTTTAGCAGGCCCCAACGGCTCTGGTAAAACCACCTTACTTAATGTAATCTCCGGTATTTATCAACCAGACAGAGGCAAGGTGATATTTGAAGGGCGTGATATCACATACACAAAGCCGTATATAAGGGCGCAACTCGGCATCGCGAGAACTTTTCAAACGCCGCGTGTTGCATATAAAATGTCTGTGCTTGACAACGTTATATTTGGCTATGTAAGTAAAGATGCTCCTCTTGACTTTAGGTGGAAAGCGAGAGAGAGAGAACTTGTCAAGAGGGCATTTGAGGTTTTAAAATTAGTAAAACTTGACCATATGTGGGATAGGCCGGCAAGTCAATTAAGTGGCGGCCAGTTAAAGCTTTTGGAAATAGCTAGGGCTTTAATGGCTAACTCTAAGCTTATATTAATGGACGAGCCTGGCGCAGGGCTAAACCCCACTCTTGCACATGAGCTTTTCCAATTTATGCGTGATTTATCACGCCGAGGTTTTTCTCTCCTTGTTGTGGAACATAGGCTAGATATAGCAGCTGATTATGGCGATTATATGTATGTGCTTTACAACGGCAGAGTGTTAGCAGAGGGAGAGCCGGCCGAAGTCTTATCTAATCCACAGGTAATTCAGGCGTTTATGCTATGA
- a CDS encoding ABC transporter substrate-binding protein, translating into MSSKTLGIIIGILVILAVATFLLIGTTPAAKQTTTPPQPTTAIAQTPKALNCTWKLVGMYIASQDRVIYGEPQPVTPPQGVLTPVIVNITVTPADKFIDIGVLQPLSGRLGSLGELARAAAELAAEDVNRYLTKIGAPFRVRILADDTQADPALALEKLKSLHAKGVKYYIVRTSGEVRQMKPYANENKLVLISVSSTAPGLVTSSDYVFRLPPDDTRQAKALAAVLKQQGAKAVVLIFRNDDWGRGIATQLQNLLKDEMEVIAAAAYDPQKSEFSAEVSTLAEKVSYAVNKYGADKVAVVAPGFAELQAIFLTAANYPVLSQVRWYGTDGSTGLKELTDPKVCQFALKVGGFVSTKFAPAKSQYYDRVRNYILSKYGREPDAYAYNAYDAVWLITYTILQNGGDSDTTKFFAKFPEVAANYFGASGLTKLNQNHDRDTADYALWALVGS; encoded by the coding sequence ATGAGTTCAAAAACTCTAGGCATAATAATTGGTATATTAGTAATTCTAGCAGTAGCGACATTTTTACTAATTGGCACAACACCTGCCGCCAAACAAACCACTACGCCTCCACAGCCTACTACGGCTATTGCTCAGACGCCTAAGGCTTTGAATTGTACATGGAAGCTCGTCGGCATGTATATAGCATCTCAGGACAGAGTTATATATGGCGAGCCTCAACCAGTAACACCGCCTCAAGGCGTATTGACGCCGGTCATTGTAAACATCACTGTAACACCTGCCGACAAGTTTATTGACATTGGCGTGCTTCAACCTCTCTCAGGTAGGCTTGGTTCGTTAGGCGAGCTTGCGAGAGCCGCGGCTGAATTAGCGGCTGAAGACGTCAACCGCTATCTTACTAAAATTGGCGCGCCGTTTAGAGTTAGAATTTTGGCAGATGACACACAGGCAGATCCCGCTCTAGCACTAGAGAAGTTAAAGTCGCTACATGCAAAAGGCGTGAAGTATTATATCGTGAGAACCTCTGGCGAAGTTAGACAGATGAAGCCTTATGCAAATGAGAACAAACTAGTTTTAATATCTGTTTCTTCTACAGCGCCTGGCTTAGTAACATCGAGTGACTATGTCTTCCGTCTGCCGCCAGACGACACAAGACAAGCAAAGGCTTTAGCCGCGGTGCTTAAACAACAAGGCGCTAAGGCCGTTGTGTTAATATTCCGCAACGACGACTGGGGGCGCGGCATAGCCACACAGTTGCAGAATCTCCTAAAAGACGAAATGGAAGTTATCGCCGCGGCCGCATATGACCCTCAGAAGTCAGAATTTTCTGCAGAGGTAAGCACTTTGGCAGAAAAGGTATCTTACGCAGTTAATAAATACGGCGCGGATAAAGTCGCTGTTGTGGCGCCAGGTTTTGCAGAATTACAAGCAATCTTTCTAACTGCAGCTAACTATCCAGTATTAAGTCAAGTGAGATGGTACGGCACTGACGGCTCTACAGGCCTAAAAGAGTTGACAGACCCCAAGGTTTGTCAATTTGCATTGAAAGTTGGCGGTTTTGTTAGCACGAAATTTGCCCCAGCAAAAAGCCAGTATTACGACCGTGTTAGAAACTATATATTAAGCAAATACGGTAGGGAGCCAGACGCGTATGCCTATAATGCATATGATGCAGTTTGGCTAATAACATACACTATATTACAAAACGGTGGAGATTCGGACACGACGAAGTTCTTTGCCAAATTCCCAGAGGTAGCCGCCAACTACTTTGGCGCCTCTGGATTAACAAAGCTTAACCAAAACCACGATAGAGACACCGCAGATTATGCACTCTGGGCACTTGTTGGTAGCTAG
- a CDS encoding proton-conducting transporter membrane subunit, producing MATLELLLALAYTAALADLLVSRGYAAVAAGTAFLLGVLLGANPSTPYLTAKYLEPAAFVAGVYLAIVVYSHFYMKGFERPGWFWGWMGVFFASMELFLLADHWALLVAGWAGLDLASWGLILTYRDGYEMGYVGDGEYAAGMRWLWPPSASALRAILTVEVGTAAILIGLATTAVQYGDYLSRWGPLGDVAAALILLAAFVKAAQLPFTDWLMTAMSAPTPVSALLHSSTMVKAGPILLLKLGHVMPHWTAGVALAVGAATAFISGLIALGQREPKLTLAASTASYLGMITALALEKPHEALLLIYAHGFAKATLFMAVGHAIHVSHSRFPQAYPLVAKVAIALAMFTLLGITPVGALAKNDAPLWTVAVSVLTAGYLGKLLIKPTEGDWEPMWMPYLALVVVPNFFLFTLPKPILLGSLAGFILAFAGEPNLLRRRLYLPILFDKIAPVFYTALWKAVADFDHFVDEVLKRVAPAWRLLTDVVTIGDKLLDTALHGGFVEIVRRVSARVSSLSLDYYLYLVGIATAFILLVALWQA from the coding sequence ATGGCTACACTAGAGCTTCTCTTGGCGCTTGCCTATACCGCAGCGCTAGCTGACCTTCTAGTCTCTAGAGGCTATGCCGCGGTGGCCGCAGGCACCGCCTTTCTCCTAGGCGTCCTCCTAGGTGCCAACCCCTCCACGCCGTATCTAACGGCAAAGTACCTAGAGCCAGCGGCCTTCGTTGCCGGCGTCTACCTAGCCATTGTCGTCTACTCCCACTTCTACATGAAAGGCTTTGAGAGGCCCGGCTGGTTCTGGGGGTGGATGGGGGTGTTCTTCGCCTCCATGGAGCTGTTTCTCCTCGCCGACCACTGGGCCCTTCTGGTGGCGGGGTGGGCTGGACTGGATCTAGCCAGCTGGGGCCTCATCTTGACGTATAGAGACGGCTACGAGATGGGCTATGTGGGTGACGGCGAATACGCCGCCGGGATGAGGTGGCTGTGGCCTCCCTCCGCGTCGGCGTTGCGCGCCATATTGACTGTGGAGGTGGGCACCGCCGCCATCCTCATCGGGCTGGCCACCACGGCAGTCCAATACGGCGACTACTTGAGCAGGTGGGGGCCCTTGGGGGACGTAGCCGCGGCGCTTATACTGCTAGCCGCCTTTGTAAAAGCCGCCCAGCTACCCTTCACTGACTGGCTTATGACGGCCATGTCGGCCCCCACGCCTGTGAGCGCTCTGTTGCACAGCTCTACCATGGTTAAGGCGGGGCCCATCCTCCTCCTCAAGCTTGGTCACGTGATGCCACACTGGACCGCGGGGGTTGCACTAGCGGTGGGCGCCGCAACTGCCTTTATCTCCGGCTTAATCGCGCTGGGTCAGAGGGAGCCCAAGCTCACATTGGCCGCGTCGACAGCCTCTTACCTCGGCATGATCACAGCACTAGCCCTGGAGAAACCCCACGAGGCGCTCCTCCTTATATACGCCCACGGCTTTGCAAAGGCGACGCTGTTTATGGCAGTTGGTCACGCAATTCATGTAAGCCACAGCCGCTTCCCCCAGGCTTACCCTTTAGTTGCTAAAGTCGCGATAGCGCTTGCCATGTTCACGCTCCTTGGCATAACGCCTGTGGGGGCATTGGCTAAAAACGATGCACCTCTGTGGACTGTGGCAGTTTCAGTCTTGACTGCTGGCTACCTCGGAAAACTATTGATAAAGCCGACAGAAGGAGATTGGGAACCTATGTGGATGCCCTATCTAGCCCTAGTAGTAGTGCCAAATTTCTTCCTCTTCACATTGCCAAAGCCTATACTCCTGGGGTCACTCGCCGGTTTTATATTGGCATTTGCCGGAGAGCCTAATTTGCTAAGGCGTAGGCTTTATCTGCCGATCCTCTTTGATAAAATAGCGCCTGTGTTTTATACAGCGTTGTGGAAGGCGGTGGCAGATTTCGACCACTTTGTAGATGAGGTGTTGAAAAGAGTTGCGCCAGCTTGGCGTCTTTTAACAGATGTTGTAACCATAGGAGACAAACTCTTAGACACTGCGCTTCACGGCGGTTTTGTTGAAATAGTGCGTAGAGTTTCGGCTAGAGTATCTAGTTTAAGCCTTGACTACTATCTCTACCTAGTGGGTATCGCAACGGCATTTATCCTATTGGTGGCACTATGGCAAGCATAG
- a CDS encoding TldD/PmbA family protein, giving the protein MMLLKLIRERVDEAAVVKTVVENYMARFANNEITVFKNWTIENTYLYLAKGRKTTFLSATGSLSVDQVEKAISRLMSLPEDPLYVPVGGPKPSDYSEPPEDFEKIPDLVKKAIDAAEGVERNAGVIHLTYTKAWYEDTTGREGSYSVNRVYMTVRSFLGELSATGAIAGRRLSEIRAEAVGRENSQILSLARGLPHIRVESGVVDLVLSPLVLGHLIGQVVQMWANGLEILSGSSRYSKEDLGKEAASPLLTVVEKTYDPSVYGYVPFDFEGITPRLVEVYKRGILGGFIHNRRTANAFGTESTGHALYGWARPAAGHIDIAPGDGPRELDALFLDLKNGFYIHNNWYTRYQNVKTGQFSTVGRDIALQIKNGKPAAVVKYIRIADTLENVVKNVAELSKEARQIYWWDMPVPSTAPYAVLRNIGVTT; this is encoded by the coding sequence ATGATGTTACTTAAGCTCATTAGGGAGAGAGTAGACGAGGCGGCAGTTGTAAAAACCGTAGTAGAAAACTATATGGCTAGATTTGCCAATAATGAAATTACTGTATTTAAAAACTGGACTATAGAAAATACATATCTATACCTTGCAAAAGGTAGAAAAACGACATTTCTTAGCGCCACCGGGTCTCTCTCTGTAGACCAAGTGGAGAAAGCCATCTCCCGTCTCATGTCGTTACCTGAGGACCCTCTATATGTGCCAGTAGGCGGGCCTAAGCCGTCTGACTACAGCGAGCCGCCTGAGGATTTTGAAAAAATACCTGATCTTGTCAAAAAGGCGATAGACGCCGCCGAAGGAGTTGAGAGAAACGCCGGAGTTATCCACTTGACATATACCAAGGCCTGGTATGAAGATACAACTGGGCGTGAGGGGTCTTATTCGGTGAATAGAGTATATATGACTGTTAGGTCTTTCCTCGGAGAGCTCTCTGCGACTGGCGCCATCGCCGGCCGTAGGCTTTCTGAAATCAGAGCCGAGGCTGTGGGTAGGGAGAATTCACAAATTCTCTCACTGGCGAGAGGCCTACCACATATACGTGTAGAGTCTGGCGTCGTTGATCTTGTACTTTCGCCGCTGGTCCTCGGCCACTTAATAGGACAAGTTGTCCAAATGTGGGCAAATGGGCTTGAGATCTTGAGCGGAAGCTCGCGATATTCAAAAGAAGATTTGGGGAAGGAGGCAGCGTCTCCCCTTCTCACTGTAGTAGAGAAGACATACGACCCCTCTGTATATGGTTATGTACCTTTTGATTTTGAAGGCATAACGCCGAGACTTGTGGAGGTATATAAACGCGGCATACTCGGCGGATTTATACACAACAGAAGGACAGCTAATGCGTTTGGCACAGAATCTACAGGACACGCCTTATATGGCTGGGCAAGGCCAGCTGCTGGACATATAGATATAGCGCCGGGAGACGGGCCTAGAGAGCTAGACGCGCTTTTCTTAGATCTAAAAAACGGCTTCTATATCCACAACAATTGGTATACTAGGTATCAAAATGTAAAAACAGGCCAGTTTTCAACTGTAGGTAGAGATATAGCTCTACAGATAAAAAATGGAAAGCCGGCGGCTGTTGTTAAATACATCAGGATTGCAGACACGCTTGAAAACGTAGTAAAAAACGTGGCAGAGCTTTCTAAAGAGGCCAGACAGATATATTGGTGGGACATGCCAGTCCCCTCGACAGCCCCCTACGCAGTTCTGAGAAATATCGGCGTAACTACTTAA
- a CDS encoding branched-chain amino acid ABC transporter permease, with protein sequence MNKSTVFWLIVILLAAGWLFSLIYSTRLAVDGVMYSSILALAAVGLTMTYITTKVPNFAHGAIMGVGTLTALALSQKFGISPYVAGLIALPFSIAISVVLYYTLMPIYKRGASPTILMMASMAYNIIILGALNAIADYLGRIWGIFTRGYTLRSMDFNIGDFPGLAIIGPLSVALTSAVLYIFLVKTKLGIALRAAVENEELARSLGIDVDRAYLVAWIIAGVLAGYSGAVLTLYLSVEPDTGWMILANIFAASIAGGLSNIFGAVLGAFFMGFVEVPLATYIASIVAIEPYVVLQYRPLLPLIAVALFLIIIPQGLTSLRRR encoded by the coding sequence ATGAACAAATCTACTGTCTTTTGGCTTATTGTTATTCTACTGGCGGCGGGTTGGCTTTTCTCACTTATATATTCCACACGTTTGGCGGTCGACGGTGTGATGTACTCAAGCATATTGGCATTAGCTGCCGTAGGTTTGACAATGACCTACATCACTACAAAAGTTCCCAACTTTGCACACGGCGCTATAATGGGAGTAGGCACACTTACTGCGCTTGCGTTAAGCCAGAAATTTGGAATCTCGCCCTACGTCGCTGGACTTATTGCATTGCCTTTTTCTATCGCCATCTCGGTTGTATTGTATTATACACTCATGCCAATATATAAGCGCGGCGCCTCTCCCACAATTCTCATGATGGCGTCTATGGCGTATAACATCATAATTCTAGGCGCGTTAAATGCAATAGCAGATTACCTCGGCAGAATATGGGGTATCTTCACCAGAGGCTATACGCTTAGGAGTATGGATTTTAACATAGGAGACTTTCCAGGCCTTGCAATTATTGGCCCGCTTTCTGTTGCCCTCACCTCAGCGGTTTTATATATTTTTCTCGTAAAAACTAAGCTTGGCATAGCGTTAAGAGCTGCTGTAGAAAACGAAGAACTCGCCAGGTCTTTAGGTATAGACGTAGATAGAGCCTATCTAGTGGCTTGGATTATCGCCGGCGTATTAGCTGGATACTCCGGTGCTGTGTTAACTCTTTATCTCTCCGTAGAGCCAGATACAGGTTGGATGATTCTTGCAAATATCTTCGCCGCTAGTATAGCCGGCGGCCTTAGTAATATATTTGGAGCTGTATTAGGCGCCTTCTTCATGGGCTTTGTGGAAGTACCACTTGCCACATATATTGCGTCTATTGTTGCCATAGAACCGTATGTAGTACTTCAGTATAGGCCTCTCCTACCGCTTATAGCAGTGGCTCTTTTCCTAATTATAATACCACAGGGATTGACCTCTCTTAGAAGGAGATGA
- a CDS encoding complex I subunit 5 family protein, which yields MYSELFILATALSVLLALVALRLGHLAALVSIALMLLFLTPGSAVLTTLPYVGQVTVAMDGHKLPFIATAILLGLLVTFYAPRYLKHLGAPNWYYGVHALYVLSFVYIILFENLFFVFLALELSIVTSFLLIWYFGYGNRRFVGLLYFIWAQIGSILFLIGVALTGRFTAGEFTATSLASFLVLLGLLVKMGTAGVHFWLPYAHAEAPTPLSALLSPIHVGLMAYWIWRLKTGAGWPLEALFLYGLATAVYGSLLVFREADFKRALADSTIANMGLLLAAASIKADFGYTAVALLFVGHAFAKAALFMLAGIYIVSLHTREIDAVRWDRHLLAVGILGFVALAGLFGINLLGKAYVAAGVPATFSAVALAVFAFLSTAVYSFYLLNRLYRAGEAQVEYPLDMYAATLAAAAAPYVLLAALPLWLH from the coding sequence ATGTATAGCGAATTGTTCATATTGGCTACAGCACTATCGGTATTGTTAGCACTTGTCGCATTAAGGCTGGGACACTTGGCGGCTCTCGTGTCTATAGCGTTAATGCTACTCTTCCTAACCCCCGGCTCCGCCGTCTTAACCACCCTGCCGTATGTAGGACAAGTTACAGTAGCCATGGATGGACATAAACTACCCTTTATAGCCACCGCAATACTGTTGGGTCTGCTTGTGACTTTCTACGCGCCTCGGTATCTAAAACACTTGGGCGCCCCCAACTGGTACTACGGCGTCCACGCGTTATACGTCCTCTCCTTCGTCTACATTATACTGTTTGAGAATCTCTTCTTCGTCTTCCTGGCGCTGGAGCTCAGCATCGTCACTAGCTTCCTCCTCATATGGTACTTCGGCTACGGCAACAGAAGGTTTGTGGGACTGCTATACTTCATATGGGCCCAGATTGGGTCGATACTATTCTTAATAGGGGTCGCCCTCACTGGCAGATTTACGGCGGGAGAATTCACGGCAACTAGCCTAGCCTCTTTCCTCGTGTTGCTGGGCCTTCTGGTTAAGATGGGCACGGCGGGCGTCCACTTCTGGCTTCCATATGCACACGCCGAGGCGCCCACTCCCCTCAGCGCGCTCTTGTCGCCTATACACGTGGGTCTCATGGCCTACTGGATATGGCGTCTTAAGACCGGCGCCGGGTGGCCGCTTGAGGCCTTGTTTTTATACGGCTTGGCCACCGCCGTCTACGGCTCCCTACTTGTGTTTAGAGAGGCCGACTTCAAACGCGCGCTGGCGGACTCAACAATCGCCAACATGGGCCTACTGCTGGCGGCGGCCTCTATTAAGGCGGACTTCGGCTACACGGCCGTTGCTCTCCTCTTTGTAGGCCACGCCTTCGCCAAGGCGGCTCTCTTCATGTTGGCCGGGATTTACATTGTCTCTTTACATACTAGAGAGATAGACGCTGTCAGGTGGGACCGCCACCTTCTGGCTGTCGGGATTCTCGGCTTCGTGGCTCTGGCCGGTCTTTTTGGCATAAACCTCCTAGGCAAGGCGTACGTCGCCGCCGGGGTTCCCGCGACCTTTTCGGCAGTGGCTCTGGCTGTCTTTGCGTTTCTCTCCACCGCGGTCTATAGCTTCTACCTGCTCAACCGGTTGTATAGAGCCGGCGAAGCACAGGTGGAGTACCCGCTTGACATGTACGCCGCAACTCTAGCGGCGGCCGCCGCACCTTACGTCCTGCTAGCGGCTCTGCCCCTATGGCTACACTAG
- a CDS encoding ABC transporter ATP-binding protein, with translation MIKTVNLEAGYGKLQVLFDVNFEAFPGEITAVLGPNGSGKSTLLKAIFGIARVYNGRIYIGDRDVTKLPTHERARLGVAYVSQLRNVFSTLTVLENLRMAAYQMSSVEFEERLREVSDIVPLREILNRRAGELSGGWRQLVAIAMALVRRATIFMLDEPTAQLAPKMANQVLDVVLKLREAGYTVVLVEQNAKKALEVSDKAYLLVSGRVHWVGPADKLLEEKELGRLYLGFIK, from the coding sequence ATGATCAAGACTGTAAACTTAGAGGCAGGATATGGAAAGCTACAAGTGTTATTCGATGTAAATTTCGAGGCATTTCCGGGGGAGATAACCGCAGTACTAGGCCCAAATGGCTCTGGAAAATCTACACTACTTAAAGCAATATTCGGTATAGCAAGGGTATACAACGGCCGCATATACATAGGAGATAGAGATGTGACAAAACTTCCGACACATGAGAGAGCGAGGCTGGGAGTTGCGTACGTCTCCCAACTTAGAAACGTATTCTCCACACTTACGGTATTAGAAAACTTACGTATGGCTGCCTATCAGATGTCTAGCGTAGAGTTTGAAGAAAGGCTAAGAGAAGTCTCAGATATCGTGCCGCTTCGCGAAATTCTAAATAGACGTGCCGGCGAGTTAAGCGGCGGTTGGAGACAGCTTGTGGCAATAGCTATGGCTCTTGTAAGACGTGCCACTATTTTTATGTTAGATGAACCGACGGCACAACTAGCGCCTAAGATGGCGAACCAAGTTTTGGACGTGGTTTTGAAATTAAGAGAAGCGGGCTATACTGTTGTTTTAGTAGAGCAAAATGCGAAAAAGGCGCTTGAGGTTTCAGATAAAGCCTATTTATTAGTCAGCGGCCGCGTCCATTGGGTAGGCCCAGCAGACAAACTTCTGGAGGAAAAAGAGTTGGGGAGACTTTACCTAGGGTTTATTAAGTAG
- a CDS encoding TldD/PmbA family protein codes for MELLVKALDYGRSLGATYVEVRWQKDYGSVAAVRNGQFEFLATFSSEGIAIRAIAEGGLGFAATPELELDKVLKAVEKAVKLAKAAGRVRKTPVTLSEEKLAKINYSLPELDLDPLDLVKTLDSHTAPGLSVRRFYTSVWITEKHILTSDGADVYSRVPRVYLFGMFIAHEPSLGSLQRDIFLGGTSPDSLRNAEKIVEEESKKTLVLLEKARSVSPGRYDIVFGPEMTGILVHESVGHPFELDRIYGREGAEAGESYIKPNNLKVRIGSEFVNITDYPAVPGTYGFYLVDDEGVVARPKKLVSNGWATEFITNRQYAAAIGAHSNAGARASAFDREPIPRMSNTYLEPGDWRPDEIIRDTRRGIYVVSYTEWNINDTRYSGRYGIFEGYLIEGGELKQPVKGFIEVDTPELWGGVDAVGRDFQLFIGTCGKGNPPQGVPVTMGGPTFRSRGLRVVV; via the coding sequence ATGGAGCTACTTGTAAAAGCGCTCGACTACGGTCGTTCTCTAGGTGCTACATATGTTGAAGTGAGGTGGCAAAAAGACTATGGCTCCGTGGCGGCTGTGAGAAACGGTCAGTTTGAATTCTTAGCTACGTTCTCTTCCGAGGGGATTGCAATAAGAGCAATTGCAGAAGGCGGCTTGGGATTTGCGGCTACTCCAGAGCTAGAGCTAGACAAAGTTCTAAAAGCTGTTGAAAAAGCTGTAAAACTTGCTAAAGCCGCCGGCAGAGTTAGAAAAACGCCTGTGACTTTGAGCGAGGAGAAACTAGCAAAAATCAACTACAGCCTACCTGAGCTAGATCTAGACCCTCTAGACCTCGTAAAAACTCTTGATAGCCACACAGCGCCGGGATTGTCGGTGAGAAGATTCTATACCTCTGTTTGGATAACTGAAAAACATATTTTAACAAGTGATGGGGCGGATGTATACAGCAGGGTGCCCAGGGTGTATCTCTTCGGCATGTTTATAGCCCATGAGCCCTCTCTAGGTAGTCTCCAGAGGGATATATTCCTCGGCGGGACCTCCCCCGACTCCCTTAGAAACGCTGAAAAGATAGTAGAAGAAGAGTCAAAGAAGACTCTAGTCCTTCTAGAGAAGGCCAGATCTGTTTCGCCGGGGAGATACGACATTGTTTTTGGCCCCGAGATGACTGGCATATTAGTACATGAATCAGTGGGGCACCCCTTTGAGTTAGATAGAATCTACGGCCGCGAGGGCGCCGAGGCCGGCGAGTCATATATAAAACCAAACAATCTAAAAGTTAGAATAGGTAGCGAGTTTGTTAATATCACAGACTACCCAGCTGTGCCAGGTACATACGGCTTTTATCTTGTCGACGATGAGGGGGTTGTAGCAAGACCGAAGAAACTTGTCAGCAACGGGTGGGCCACGGAGTTTATTACAAATAGACAATATGCAGCGGCGATCGGCGCCCATAGCAACGCGGGAGCTAGAGCCTCGGCATTTGACAGAGAGCCTATCCCCAGGATGTCTAACACATATCTAGAGCCAGGCGATTGGCGCCCCGATGAAATAATTAGAGACACACGCCGCGGGATTTATGTAGTGTCTTACACAGAGTGGAATATCAACGACACTAGATACTCTGGGAGGTACGGAATTTTTGAGGGATATTTAATCGAGGGGGGCGAGCTTAAACAGCCAGTGAAGGGCTTTATAGAGGTGGACACGCCAGAGCTTTGGGGCGGCGTAGACGCCGTCGGCAGAGACTTCCAACTGTTTATAGGTACATGTGGCAAAGGCAACCCACCCCAAGGCGTGCCAGTTACAATGGGAGGCCCCACGTTTAGAAGTAGGGGGCTTAGGGTAGTGGTATGA
- a CDS encoding branched-chain amino acid ABC transporter permease yields MKPLSLIGLYIYLLSVLAVALTGLDVVSYVLGTIIDVAIFTIIALSVNLEAGIGGIPNFGKVLTVTAGAFIVGGVISRIAMAMYGVSGDFVYDNPTIVSTLSRVMDFQGAFLLLLTSLVISLIVGAVIGVAMSAPAVRLREDYLAITLLAFGDFLFYIGRYYEPLVGGTFGVSIPPIFEKIFGGGVARYIGAAALSGAIALLIYLALERIIQSPYGRALKVHREDPELVEVFGRKATALRLWAMAIGGAVSAVAGALYALYAGAVHPSSFTRITFTFYPWLIMILGGMGNNLGVVNGVFIFVTMRRLVDMYKYELSAVLGFDPVWLAYMVFGALALAIIAIKPEGLVPEESTPLAVKRKVTKLDRQGGGAAAGI; encoded by the coding sequence ATGAAGCCGCTTAGTTTAATTGGGCTGTATATCTACCTCCTTTCGGTTCTAGCCGTCGCTTTAACGGGTTTAGACGTCGTATCGTATGTATTAGGTACTATCATAGACGTGGCAATATTCACAATTATAGCACTTTCAGTAAATCTAGAGGCGGGAATTGGTGGGATACCAAATTTTGGAAAAGTTCTAACAGTAACAGCAGGCGCTTTTATAGTCGGCGGAGTTATATCTAGGATAGCTATGGCTATGTATGGCGTAAGTGGCGACTTTGTCTACGACAATCCAACTATCGTATCTACTTTGTCGAGAGTAATGGACTTCCAAGGCGCTTTTCTATTGCTTCTAACCTCACTCGTAATATCGCTTATTGTAGGCGCTGTTATTGGCGTCGCTATGTCAGCGCCGGCGGTTAGACTTCGCGAAGATTATCTCGCAATTACTCTACTTGCCTTTGGCGATTTTCTATTCTACATCGGGAGGTATTATGAACCTCTCGTGGGAGGTACTTTTGGCGTATCAATTCCGCCTATATTTGAAAAAATCTTTGGCGGCGGCGTTGCTAGATATATAGGTGCTGCAGCTTTAAGCGGCGCTATCGCACTCCTCATATATCTAGCGCTAGAGAGAATTATACAATCTCCCTACGGCAGAGCTCTCAAAGTACATAGAGAAGATCCTGAACTTGTAGAGGTATTCGGCCGCAAAGCCACGGCGCTGAGACTATGGGCTATGGCTATAGGCGGTGCTGTGTCTGCTGTAGCAGGGGCTTTATATGCACTTTATGCGGGGGCTGTGCACCCGAGTTCTTTTACTAGAATAACCTTCACCTTCTACCCATGGCTTATAATGATTCTAGGCGGCATGGGTAATAACCTCGGTGTCGTAAATGGGGTTTTCATTTTTGTAACTATGCGCCGCCTGGTAGACATGTATAAATATGAGCTATCTGCAGTGTTGGGCTTCGACCCCGTGTGGTTGGCGTATATGGTTTTCGGCGCACTTGCGCTAGCGATAATAGCCATAAAGCCAGAGGGCTTGGTGCCAGAAGAATCCACGCCACTTGCAGTTAAGAGGAAAGTAACAAAATTAGATAGACAAGGAGGTGGTGCGGCCGCCGGGATTTGA